One Prunus dulcis chromosome 8, ALMONDv2, whole genome shotgun sequence DNA window includes the following coding sequences:
- the LOC117612244 gene encoding non-functional pseudokinase ZED1-like, translating to MASKSLFSIIPRVKRKEEKKRSFLKNGSILLKDLIASCDGKSHPIRCYSAAEIIRATNNFDRSCIIDGVYSGMFRGILDDRTVIIKQHYNVDGAIRDIIISMQMSTHKNSLKLLGCCLEFDTPALVCENAGKGGLKFDGSLVVDNELLPWKTRLRIAKQLASALTYLHTAFPRPIIHRNVKSTCILLDDDYVPKLLDFSSSITIPPNQLYVEETYATGPLGYTDPSYEMHGKSSVKTDVYSFGVLLLVFLMRRGAAFWTGAGTGIEFLTADLKLNVSDGQIQIETIADPKILEEVGGDEQAQQQLKDFLALALLCIQGESEARPDMIDVAKELVRIDKSIMP from the exons ATGGCATCCAAATCctt gTTCTCAATCATTCCACGTGTAAAGcgaaaggaggaaaaaaagagatcATTCTTGAAGAATGGAAGCATCTTACTGAAGGATCTAATTGCTTCTTGTGATGGAAAATCTCATCCTATTCGTTGTTACTCTGCTGCTGAGATCATCAGAGCTACTAACAACTTTGATCGTTCTTGCATTATAGATGGAGTATACTCCGGCATGTTCAGGGGTATTCTAGACGACCGTACAGTTATCATTAAGCAGCATTATAACGTCGACGGGGCTATTCGTGATATTATCATATCAATGCAGATGAGCACCCATAAGAATTCCTTGAAATTATTAGGCTGCTGCTTAGAGTTCGATACACCAGCTTTGGTGTGTGAAAATGCAGGAAAAGGAGGTCTCAAGTTTGATGGGAGTTTAGTAGTGGATAATGAATTATTACCATGGAAAACTAGACTGCGTATTGCAAAGCAGCTTGCTAGTGCACTTACATACCTACATACTGCATTTCCAAGGCCCATCATTCATAGGAATGTAAAATCCACCTGCATTTTATTGGACGATGACTATGTTCCCAAACTCTTAGACTTTTCAAGCTCCATAACCATTCCTCCTAACCAATTGTATGTTGAAGAAACTTACGCAACAGGGCCATTGGGGTACACGGACCCTAGTTATGAAATGCATGGTAAAAGTTCAGTAAAAACTGatgtttatagctttggtGTGCTTTTACTTGTATTCTTAATGCGACGAGGAGCTGCATTTTGGACCGGGGCAGGAACTGGGATTGAATTCCTTACTGCAGATCTGAAACTTAATGTTTCTGATGGACAGATTCAAATAGAGACAATTGCGGACCCTAAAATCCTTGAGGAAGTTGGGGGAGATGAGCAAGCACAACAGCAACTGAAGGATTTCCTAGCACTGGCATTGTTGTGCATCCAAGGCGAAAGTGAAGCAAGGCCAGATATGATTGATGTGGCCAAAGAACTTGTACGAATTGACAAGTCTATCATGCCTTAG
- the LOC117612245 gene encoding ribosomal RNA small subunit methyltransferase E, with product MQTLTPIRPRFARLWSLNPSSLSLRTLSPQAFSSSSSSSDYSNQSRGGLPRFFSELLPTSKGGIVRVQGDEFWHMTRVLRLRTNDRVQLFNGKGGLIQGLIQSIDRSGLDFVALEDPKSVLPQSTQWHVFAAFGTLKGGRADWLVEKCTELGASSLTPLLTERSPTVSENRLDRLQRVNVAAAKQCQRLHEMILNPPKNINGLLPLVAESKLAFLAVAEGTPLVSALTSSGTESGGLIVVGPEGDFTEKEVNELMQAGAISVGLGPHRLRVETATVALLATLMLWSDSQKTCDT from the exons ATGCAAACCCTAACGCCAATACGACCTCGTTTTGCAAGGCTGTGGAGCTTGAATCCTTCGTCGCTCTCTCTCAGAACCTTGAGCCCTCAAgcattctcttcttcttcttcttcttcagatTACTCCAACCAGTCCCGCGGTGGCCTCCCTCGCTTCTTCTCCGAGCTTCTCCCTACTTCCAAg GGAGGCATAGTTCGCGTACAAGGCGATGAGTTCTGGCACATGACCAGAGTTTTAAGATTGCGCACAAACGATAG GGTACAGCTCTTCAATGGGAAAGGAGGTTTGATACAAGGTTTAATACAGAGCATCGACCGCTCTGGACTTGATTTTGTGGCATTGGAAGATCCAAAGTCAGTTCTTCCACAGAGCACACAATGGCATGTATTTGCAGCTTTTG gtactttaaagggtggtcgAGCTGATTGGCTTGTTGAGAAATGCACG GAGCTCGGGGCTAGTAGTTTAACTCCTCTGCTGACAGAACGGTCTCCTACTGTCTCAGAAAATCGACTGGACAGGTTGCAGCGTGTCAATGTGGCAGCAGCTAAACAAT GTCAACGGCTGCATGAAATGATCTTGAATCCTCCAAAGAATATTAATGGTCTTTTACCTCTT GTTGCCGAGTCAAAGCTAGCTTTTTTGGCAGTTGCAGAAGGTACCCCTCTTGTTAGTGCATTAACTTCGTCAGGAACGGAGTCCGGTGGGTTGATTGTGGTTGGACCTGAAGGTG ACTTCACTGAGAAAGAGGTGAATGAATTAATGCAAGCTGGTGCTATCTCTGTTGGTCTTGGCCCACATCGATTACGGGTTGAAACTGCAACTGTGGCTCTTCTGGCAACTCTCATGTTGTGGTCTGATTCTCAAAAAACATGCGATACTTGA